The Myripristis murdjan chromosome 11, fMyrMur1.1, whole genome shotgun sequence genomic sequence AAACAGACAGGAGGCAGATTTGTGTGCTTCCACCTGCTGGATCCTGCTCATTTTAGAAGCCAATTATCGAATGATATATAATCTTAGCCAAAACAAGTCAAAACAGTCTGAGAAATAGAGCCATTGAAAGTTTCCATGTGTTAAAAAGTTTGCAAGGCACACAGAAGTAAGTAAGTAggatttatttctatagcacctttttaaatcaaagtgCCTCAGTCCAAACTTTCAGCTGATGTTACTGTTCTCACTGCTGGTGGAAGATTATTCCAGAGTTTGGGGGCTCTAACAGCAAATGCGCAGTCTCTGCTGGATTTCATATTTGAATGGGGCACAGTCAAAAGACCTTGATCAGAGGACCTGAGAggccttgctttttttttttttaaaaggtgttAGCCGGTTACAGAGGTAGCAAGAGGCAAGGCCGTGCAAGTACTTGTAGGTAATTACaagaatcttaaaatcaattctgtaTTTAACTGGCAGCCAGCGCGGAGAGGCTAGCACTGAACTAATGTGGGATCTTCACAGTATCTTAGTCAGTAGCCTCACAGCTGCATTTTGGATTAGCTGTAGACTGGTGATCGTGGCTTGGCTGAGACAGGTAAACAAAGCATTACAGTAAtcaagacaggaggaggagacaaaggcATGAACGAGTATTTCCTTATCATGGAGGGATACAAATGAATGGATTTTAGCAATGTTCCTCAtttgaaagaaacagaaaaattggAGAAGCTATGGTTGTTTGGTCGTGATAAATCCATAATCACCGGATTGTGAAAGTGCTGTCCTATTATACATTGTGACATTTGATGTAATAGACTGTGTCCACATGTTGTCAGTCATATTGCCCAGCCAGTATTGCATGCATCACTGTTTAACAtgtcaaaaatgttcaaaaattaCGGTCTGGAAAATGCATGGATTTGTGAAATGGTAAAAGTTAAGGAACCCTTTTTTCCTTcgataaataaatatataaataaaagaggAACACATGCAACTTGGGACTGACAGAAGGGATATAATCCTTTTGATCTTGTTTCCAATTTACAGCATCAAAGAAAAAGGCCGAAGCCAAATCAAGCCCAGAGGACGAGAACACCCCGGGCcacaacacagtgaaaaaggTAGCTGCTGCCCCAAACAAGAACACgcattgcaaaacaaaacaatttgtgTAGCCACTAGTCACAGTTCAAGAACCCTGTTTGGCTGTCACTCGCAGGCTGTGAAGAAAGATGTGCAGCGGATGGTTGCTGGAGTGCAGCCTCCTCCTGCTTGAAAGCAGCCGTTTaactgtttgcttttgtttaagGCGAGGGCTACAAGAAAACCACCAACCACATCCAAAAGAGCCAAGGCTCTGTCAGTCAGCAAGCAGAACACCTCTGTTGCAAGGTAAGATACTTCTATTTGTCTGTAAGAAGCCCCTGGTCTGAGGAATAACTGTTTTTTATTCGATGATCAgtgtcttattattattattttgttttgtttgagaagCACCATCTTTTTAGATACAAGGCCTACAGTTATAAGAAGTTAAGATAGACTTGATGCCAAATTGACAATACAGattcctgtttttgtgtgttgtgttaagTTTTCTTACTCACAATCAATTCCAGGTGGCCAGTAGACACTTAAATatactgttttctgtgtttagaGTTAAAAATCTGTGTAATATCTTTAAATGTATACTTACACCAAGGTCCATTTCAACGGACTGATCTGATTGGCCAGATAGATGTTGCACTTAAGTGCTGGTTAACCCTCTGTGCAGCTTCCCCTTGTATGTAAATGCCTTGTGTCTGGCCAAATTAACATTATACCTGTTATCAGTGATACAGAACAAGATGTGTGATGTTTTGCTGCTAGGTCAAACAGGAAGCCTTTGGTCACTCCTGCCAGGAATATGATGGACTCTTCTTTGATGATGGGCCCCACCCCTCTCGTCACGCCACGATTCGACCCAAGGTGAGCGTCATAGATACAGCTGCATTAGGCAAgatgtttgtgtgaaaatattAGTTACACTACTAGTTGCACACTGATGTGTCACGTGATTTTTCGGTGTTGAAATAGAAACAGCTTTCAGACTGTATTAGGAGCTGCTGACTTGTGAAGTTAACTGTTGcgtcattttttcctcttgaatTATTAATCTTTGCCCCCAGTCGCACATTTTGTATCCACTGTGTGTATTGAATGGTCTTCTTCAGtagtttcttttcctttgttctgCATCAAGAATGAGTTTGAATAGTCTTTCCACATTGTGCTTCATATTTACAGTCATATTGTCTGCCAGGTTTAATGTCAAGATTCAAGAATAACTTGATTGGCATTCAGACTCTACACTGGACAAGTGAACAGCAGACTAAAATTTCTTTGCATCTGGCCCACGACTCTAActgaaaatattataaaaacTGACCACAAAAGAGCATAAtttgaatatataaatataccatgaaacagaaatgagtTTATTGCACATCGTGGCAgaatgctgagtgtgtgtaagtgcatatGTTCTAGTTTTTATGCCGGGTCTGTTTGCCCTGAATGTGAAGTCTACTATGTTTAACTGTATTTATGTTAgaaattattcattatttgtaTACTGCTGCATCAGTGTCACCAAGCCAAATTCCCGCACATTCATTGCACTTGGCATTTACAACGATCCTGATTCTGTGAAAAGCAGAGGAAAGCCCTGCTATTAAATTAAAACGCCGGAAACAAGCACCAGCATGGTGCTTTGAAGTGGTGTGAATGTATTTTGTATCTGTGCGTTTGCAAATGTGGGGGCACTGGAAGCTTGTTCTCCCAGCTTTGAAGTGCTGCTGTAATAGGGCAACTTGTCCAATGTACTTCAGAAGTTCTCggggatttttttgtgttttttcttgttgtatATAGGAGACATTACCCATTTTGTGCGGTGATGAGAACAGTCAGTCACggctctctccttttcctcagGCTTCCCAAGACTCCTGCAGTGAGAATTCCCCGCCACAAAGAGAGGGTCTACAGCATTTCAGTCAACGGCTCTCCCATCGCAGCAGGCAGCGAGGAAGTCGTCATCAACGTCCCTATTGGCAACGGAGAGGTGAGCATGCAGGAGGCTGGGCTCAGGGTTTTTAATCCCCCAGCATATCAGTCCATTTAAGTAGTAAATTAACTTTACTATGAAACGGCAGGTGGGTAAAGGACAGATTCTTAtttacactgacagacaggcaagaaagaaaatgaccagtttaggattagaataaaacaaaacttcacATGCCACTATCTTCACGCTATCTGTTGGGAAACATGGGAGAGCAAAGAAGATATTTAGCAGCTGGTGGTGTGGGGTTCACAGTTTTTTAATGCTGACAAAGTCAAAGTAAAGCTACTTATCACAGAGGATTAAACCGGGAATGATACATGcatgtaacagtaacagtacaaTGATTATTTTGAGTTATGGTGATACGATGATTTTGTTGTAAAATTTAGTGATTAAAAAGCAAATATTAGTTAAAAGATCACATTAGATCTGACATTAGGGTGTCTAATTTGAAAAGTAGCTTTATATTACATTGTTTAAGTGCAGTTCAACTTGATAGACATCAGTGTCTTTTTGCATTTGTTAGCAGGTTGTTGTAATCACTGCCAGTTTCTTAGGATTACTATGATAATATTGTCTAGCTCTTGTTGAAAGTGAGCCAAGGTTTATGTTTTCATGACTttcatttcttacatttttacTCTAAGCCTCTTGGCTGACTCCCAGAACAGAAGACAGGTTTTTTTTATAGTCCATCAGTTACAACCTCAGTTTCATCCCAGAATTTCTCTCCCCCTGCTGACAAGACTTTTCTAATAAGTTCTTATAAGTGTTACCAGTTCAGTGGCTAGTTGAGTAGGTAAATTTGCCAGCTACAGCCAAATGGATATCACTTTGTTAAccccatttgtgtgtgtgtttgtgtgttgctgtgttcatgttgtcTTGATCCAGAGCATTCAGCTGCTGGCCAGTCAGATGGACTCGGTGGATCTGTCGTTACTGGATGAGACCGCCCTGAAGAGCATTCGGCTGCTGCAGGTATATTGATCGCTGATGATCGCAGCATTGAAAATTTCCCAAGAAAACATGTCATATTTGAGTTTAACTACACACATTAAACTTGTTTGTTTGGCCTCTAGTTTTAGTCCAGCAGGAGCTGTGAAATATTTCCTGCTGCCTTCATTCTCAtcagtgtttttcctccttGACAGAATCGCCTCACAACACTGTGTGGACCGTCAGAGTGACCTCACCGGTGATCTGCTCTCGCCTTGTAcaaatttttatcattattttttttcttgagaattTCTATCTTCTTGGAGGTTTGCCTTTTATAAAACCTAAAGTAGCTGTTTCAAGTTTCATCGGTATACATTATCTTTTTGATCAGATTTTAAGAGATAatatgaatggatttttttataAC encodes the following:
- the cdca8 gene encoding borealin — its product is MAPRKRATKQRKNNLKVAKLEALLQDFDNEVKTIVGQLIEKRNHLLKSVDNSYNMAIIKLPKAVRGMNWLDHCRSEKPKSPEVDDAKREEEAARVESVLAEEHAVLPKTVKKTSKKKAEAKSSPEDENTPGHNTVKKARATRKPPTTSKRAKALSVSKQNTSVARSNRKPLVTPARNMMDSSLMMGPTPLVTPRFDPRLPKTPAVRIPRHKERVYSISVNGSPIAAGSEEVVINVPIGNGESIQLLASQMDSVDLSLLDETALKSIRLLQNRLTTLCGPSE